A region from the Spiroplasma taiwanense CT-1 genome encodes:
- a CDS encoding M48 family metallopeptidase — translation MQKNLKIKKKLSYKGKEIEYFLVLKNQKYIRLKIIDESIIVSAPTIANDWEIEQLIYKNISKIIKIIEYREKNRFFQISENGFIKINNQEFFASFKKEPNLNNKMEFKLYDSTEETLKKMYKKLSIIFLNYFQELVSFWKQKMDLDFKNLSVKEIKGKWGVCFPEKSKIILNIKLIHFQKDALEYVIIHELSHLIHKNHSKDFWKHVEKYLPNYKKVSDLLKVNAI, via the coding sequence ATGCAAAAAAATTTAAAAATAAAAAAGAAACTAAGTTATAAAGGAAAAGAAATAGAATATTTTTTAGTACTTAAAAATCAAAAGTATATTCGTTTAAAAATTATTGATGAAAGTATTATTGTTTCTGCACCAACTATAGCAAATGATTGAGAAATTGAACAATTAATATATAAGAATATTTCAAAAATAATAAAAATTATTGAATATAGAGAAAAAAATAGATTTTTTCAAATTAGTGAAAATGGCTTTATAAAAATAAATAATCAAGAATTTTTTGCTTCATTTAAAAAGGAACCAAATTTAAATAATAAAATGGAATTTAAATTATATGATTCTACAGAAGAAACTTTAAAAAAGATGTATAAAAAACTTTCAATTATATTTTTAAATTATTTTCAGGAGCTAGTAAGTTTTTGAAAACAAAAAATGGATTTGGATTTTAAAAATTTATCAGTTAAAGAAATAAAGGGAAAATGAGGAGTTTGTTTTCCTGAAAAATCTAAAATCATATTAAACATAAAATTAATTCATTTTCAAAAAGATGCATTAGAATATGTAATTATTCATGAGTTAAGTCACCTTATTCATAAAAATCATTCAAAAGATTTTTGAAAGCATGTGGAAAAATATTTGCCAAATTACAAAAAGGTGAGTGATTTATTAAAAGTAAATGCAATATAA
- a CDS encoding DnaJ domain-containing protein, which produces MGWKKDFKKFSKKTTNKSSIFDYSENVSSNINWERSIKGLNYWNIDNLIIKIEFYNRKIKEILLVQKFPNEFKDYSWNFKKIDITEKFYSYPMTSYFQNIYNFVNQKIGSYEASLVLMSISKFTYFTTLKFWKIFNHTFSNKDINEKPLLRVFEVMQRTGLDSIENILEKILLIIDNKKIDLYKQHLIVEEIIDLGDDFTYHWSRMFDQVIDLTVETFLFQNKYGKTTSSTYSNIFEEEKDFEDFFEKTKTMVFNDEVNEAFAYFEITKMAKPDEFKKIYRKYAKKFHPDVNSDPNSSNEMKKINVFKTIIEQYYEKYEII; this is translated from the coding sequence ATGGGTTGAAAGAAGGATTTTAAAAAATTTTCAAAAAAAACTACTAATAAATCTTCTATTTTTGATTACTCTGAAAATGTTTCAAGTAATATTAATTGAGAACGTTCTATAAAAGGATTAAATTATTGAAATATTGATAATTTAATTATTAAAATTGAATTTTATAATAGAAAAATTAAGGAAATTCTATTAGTACAAAAATTTCCGAATGAATTTAAAGACTATTCTTGAAATTTTAAAAAAATCGATATAACAGAAAAATTTTATTCTTATCCAATGACAAGTTATTTTCAAAATATATATAATTTTGTAAATCAAAAAATAGGATCATATGAAGCTTCATTAGTTTTAATGAGTATTTCAAAATTTACTTATTTTACAACGTTAAAGTTTTGAAAAATTTTTAATCACACTTTTTCAAATAAAGATATAAATGAAAAACCTCTTTTAAGAGTTTTTGAAGTAATGCAAAGAACTGGTTTAGACTCAATTGAAAATATATTAGAGAAAATATTATTAATAATTGATAATAAAAAGATCGATTTATATAAACAACATTTAATTGTGGAAGAAATTATTGATTTAGGAGATGACTTTACTTATCATTGATCTAGAATGTTTGATCAAGTTATAGATTTAACGGTTGAAACGTTTTTATTTCAAAATAAATATGGAAAGACAACATCTTCAACATATTCAAATATTTTTGAAGAGGAAAAGGATTTTGAAGATTTCTTTGAAAAGACAAAAACAATGGTATTTAATGATGAGGTTAATGAAGCATTTGCATATTTTGAAATTACAAAAATGGCAAAACCAGATGAATTTAAAAAAATATATAGAAAATATGCAAAGAAATTTCATCCTGATGTAAATTCAGATCCAAATTCTTCAAATGAAATGAAAAAAATTAATGTATTTAAAACTATTATTGAACAATATTATGAGAAATATGAAATCATTTAA
- the typA gene encoding translational GTPase TypA, producing the protein MNKKIINIAVIAHVDAGKSTLVDAFLGQAGVFRANEEIKEQIMDSNDQERERGITIYSKNCAIEYNDYKINIVDTPGHADFSSEVERIMKTVDTVILLVDSSEGPMPQTRFVLSKALELGLRPILLINKIDKKDQRALEVVDEVLELFMELDANEEQIEFPTLFGIARDGIVQYSIEEKSENLTPLFETIIKQVGNYPIELAKEPIQLQISSLAYDSFIGRLGIGRLFKGILKEGQQVAISKNDGSIVKGKVSGLFIYQGLKRVAVKEVQAGEIVVISGISDLTIGDTVCEIDKIVALPPIVIEEPTMSMNFLVNTSPFAGRVGKFVTTRNIKERLDKELEVNVGLRVEALTDSSADGFKVLGRGELHLSVLIETMRREGFELGISRPEVVIKLDENGNKLEPMEKVIIDVPSEFSGTVINKLNLRKGIMLDMDSDGIRDKVTYQVPTRGLIGFKSEFTNDTRGEGVMVKSSIGYEPYKGTIEGRQNGTLVSMANGVTLPYALNNLEERGILFVGPQVEVYDGMIVGLHSRNNDLNVNPTTGKKLTNTRASGSDDSVKLTPPKKFTLEEALEFIEWDELVEVTPEDIRLRKKWLSENERKQHRNDPH; encoded by the coding sequence ATGAATAAAAAAATTATTAACATTGCAGTTATTGCCCACGTTGATGCAGGTAAATCAACATTAGTAGATGCTTTTTTAGGGCAAGCAGGGGTTTTTAGGGCAAATGAAGAAATAAAAGAACAAATTATGGATAGTAATGATCAAGAAAGAGAACGTGGAATTACTATTTATTCAAAAAATTGTGCGATTGAATACAATGATTATAAAATAAATATTGTAGATACTCCTGGCCATGCTGATTTTTCAAGTGAGGTTGAAAGAATTATGAAAACTGTTGATACAGTAATTCTTTTAGTAGATTCATCTGAAGGTCCAATGCCACAAACAAGATTTGTTTTATCAAAAGCTTTAGAGTTAGGTTTGAGACCAATTTTATTAATTAATAAAATTGATAAAAAGGACCAGAGAGCATTAGAAGTTGTTGATGAGGTTCTTGAATTGTTTATGGAACTTGATGCTAATGAGGAACAAATTGAGTTTCCAACACTTTTTGGTATTGCAAGAGATGGAATTGTTCAATATTCAATTGAAGAAAAGAGTGAAAATTTAACACCATTATTTGAAACAATAATTAAACAAGTGGGAAACTATCCAATTGAATTGGCAAAAGAACCAATTCAATTACAAATTTCATCACTTGCATATGATTCTTTTATTGGAAGATTAGGAATTGGAAGACTATTTAAAGGAATTTTAAAAGAGGGACAACAAGTAGCAATTTCAAAAAATGATGGTTCAATTGTAAAAGGTAAAGTTTCAGGACTTTTTATATATCAAGGTTTAAAAAGAGTAGCTGTTAAAGAAGTACAAGCTGGAGAAATTGTTGTAATTTCTGGAATTTCTGATTTGACTATTGGAGATACAGTTTGTGAAATTGATAAAATTGTTGCATTACCCCCAATTGTAATTGAAGAACCAACAATGAGTATGAATTTTTTAGTTAATACTTCACCTTTTGCGGGTAGAGTAGGAAAGTTTGTAACAACAAGAAATATTAAAGAAAGATTAGATAAAGAATTGGAAGTAAACGTTGGATTGAGAGTCGAAGCTTTAACTGATTCTTCAGCTGATGGATTTAAAGTTTTGGGTAGGGGGGAATTACACTTATCTGTTCTTATTGAAACAATGAGAAGAGAAGGTTTTGAACTTGGTATATCAAGACCTGAAGTAGTTATTAAACTTGATGAAAATGGAAATAAATTAGAACCAATGGAAAAAGTAATTATTGATGTACCATCTGAATTTTCTGGTACTGTAATTAATAAATTAAATTTAAGAAAAGGAATAATGTTAGATATGGATTCGGATGGAATTAGAGATAAGGTTACTTATCAAGTTCCAACTAGAGGATTAATTGGTTTTAAATCAGAATTTACAAACGATACTCGTGGAGAAGGAGTTATGGTTAAATCAAGTATTGGCTATGAACCATATAAAGGAACTATTGAGGGAAGACAAAATGGAACATTAGTTTCAATGGCAAATGGTGTTACTTTACCTTATGCATTAAATAATTTAGAAGAAAGAGGAATATTATTTGTTGGCCCTCAAGTAGAAGTGTATGATGGAATGATAGTTGGACTTCATTCAAGAAATAATGATTTAAATGTAAATCCAACTACAGGTAAAAAACTTACAAATACAAGAGCATCAGGTAGTGATGATTCTGTTAAGTTAACTCCACCAAAAAAATTCACTTTAGAAGAAGCTTTAGAATTTATTGAATGAGATGAACTTGTTGAAGTTACACCAGAAGACATAAGATTGCGTAAAAAATGATTAAGTGAAAATGAGAGAAAACAACATAGAAATGATCCACATTAG
- the eno gene encoding phosphopyruvate hydratase — translation MSKIVNILAREVLDSRGFPTVQVDVTTEFGGFGTAKVPSGASTGSREALELRDGDKKRFNGKGVLKAVANVNEKIAPEIIGLEVTDQVMIDSLMCKLDGDDFKKNLGANAILGVSLAVAKAAASELEMPLYRYIGGTNARRLPVPMLNVINGGEHADSAIDFQEFMIMPVGAPTFKEALRWASETFQALKSLLHDKKDITAVGDEGGFAPNFAWAYPKETIEAFKAKTPVEVALDLLVEAIAKAGYKTGKDGIMIAMDCANSELYINGKYHFKKIEKLTGKEWALTTDEMISFLNKLVDDYPIISIEDGLAESDWEGFQKQVETMGHKIQIVGDDLFVTNPKITAEGIEKKAANSVLIKLNQIGTLTETIETIQMAQKANWTAVTSHRSGETEDSIIADLAVALNTGQIKTGSMSRSDRIAKYNRLLEIEDELGDAAIYDGLKSFYNLTK, via the coding sequence ATGTCAAAAATAGTTAATATATTAGCTCGTGAAGTTTTAGACTCACGTGGATTTCCAACTGTTCAAGTTGATGTAACAACTGAATTTGGTGGATTTGGAACTGCCAAAGTTCCTTCAGGTGCTTCAACCGGATCAAGAGAAGCTTTAGAATTAAGAGATGGAGATAAAAAACGTTTTAATGGTAAAGGTGTTTTAAAAGCTGTTGCAAATGTAAATGAAAAAATTGCTCCAGAAATTATTGGTTTAGAAGTAACAGATCAAGTAATGATTGACTCATTAATGTGTAAATTAGATGGTGACGATTTTAAAAAAAACTTGGGAGCAAACGCAATACTTGGTGTTTCTTTAGCAGTTGCAAAAGCAGCAGCAAGTGAATTAGAAATGCCATTATACAGATATATTGGAGGAACAAATGCAAGAAGATTACCAGTTCCAATGTTAAATGTAATAAATGGTGGAGAACATGCAGATAGTGCAATAGATTTTCAAGAATTTATGATTATGCCAGTTGGTGCGCCAACTTTTAAAGAAGCTTTAAGATGAGCTTCAGAAACTTTTCAAGCTTTAAAATCTTTATTACATGATAAAAAGGATATTACAGCTGTTGGAGATGAAGGAGGATTTGCACCAAATTTTGCTTGAGCATATCCTAAAGAAACAATTGAGGCTTTCAAAGCAAAAACACCAGTTGAAGTTGCATTAGATTTATTAGTAGAAGCTATTGCAAAAGCAGGTTATAAAACTGGAAAAGATGGAATTATGATTGCAATGGATTGTGCAAATTCAGAATTATATATTAATGGAAAATATCACTTCAAAAAAATTGAAAAATTAACTGGAAAAGAATGAGCATTAACAACTGATGAAATGATTTCATTCCTAAATAAATTAGTTGATGATTATCCAATTATTTCAATTGAAGATGGTTTAGCAGAATCAGATTGAGAAGGATTCCAAAAACAAGTTGAAACAATGGGACATAAAATACAAATTGTTGGAGATGATTTATTTGTTACAAATCCAAAAATTACTGCAGAAGGAATTGAAAAGAAAGCCGCAAACTCTGTTTTAATTAAATTAAATCAAATTGGTACATTAACAGAAACAATTGAAACTATTCAAATGGCTCAAAAAGCTAATTGAACAGCTGTTACTTCACACCGTTCAGGTGAAACTGAAGATTCAATAATTGCTGATTTAGCTGTGGCTTTAAATACTGGGCAAATTAAAACTGGTTCAATGTCAAGATCAGATAGAATTGCAAAATACAATAGATTATTAGAAATTGAAGATGAACTTGGAGATGCAGCAATTTATGATGGTTTAAAATCTTTTTATAATTTAACAAAATAA
- a CDS encoding phosphatase PAP2 family protein gives MSIKLEKKVKSKILLSIIIVIAIITLITFGIFDLKISKLIPSWMNENWFSIIFDVFGLIVVTLPAYFLLFLTFLVISFKYIANKKWKIFWYMFFQIFALVTILVTYFSSDLLLISNNPTKIEKIELICSIIYFMLTIFAIIYINIIVFYKKYYKNIYWLINMTKASYYALAFLILTLLSTQLLKIIFGRNRPESVIDYQNDFQYIFQINFSKQRGTSFPSGHTVSSATLLCFSYFFYLKSKKTKIWKYCTSELIWVLIISTAVSRITMHKHFSTDVLFSIYLIIFWYYCSIKIVDAIFRKVKNRHG, from the coding sequence ATGTCAATAAAATTAGAAAAAAAAGTTAAAAGTAAAATTTTACTTTCAATAATTATTGTAATAGCTATCATAACACTTATAACTTTTGGAATATTTGATTTAAAAATTTCTAAACTTATTCCATCCTGAATGAATGAAAATTGATTTTCAATTATTTTTGATGTTTTTGGGCTTATTGTAGTTACTCTACCAGCTTACTTTTTGCTTTTTCTAACATTTTTAGTAATTTCATTTAAATATATTGCAAATAAAAAATGAAAAATATTTTGATATATGTTTTTTCAAATTTTTGCTCTTGTAACAATACTTGTTACATATTTTAGTAGTGATCTTTTACTAATTTCAAATAATCCAACAAAAATTGAAAAAATAGAATTAATTTGTTCAATAATTTATTTTATGTTAACAATTTTTGCAATAATTTATATTAATATTATAGTTTTTTATAAAAAATATTATAAAAATATATATTGATTAATTAATATGACAAAAGCATCTTATTATGCATTAGCTTTTTTAATTTTAACTTTGCTTAGTACTCAATTGCTAAAAATAATTTTTGGAAGAAATAGACCAGAATCTGTTATAGATTATCAAAATGACTTTCAATATATATTTCAAATAAATTTCTCTAAACAAAGAGGGACAAGCTTTCCATCAGGTCATACTGTTAGTTCAGCAACATTATTATGTTTTTCTTACTTTTTTTATTTAAAAAGTAAGAAGACAAAAATTTGAAAATATTGTACTTCAGAATTAATTTGGGTTTTAATAATTTCAACTGCCGTTTCAAGAATTACTATGCATAAACATTTTTCAACAGATGTTTTATTTTCTATATATTTAATAATTTTTTGATATTATTGTTCTATAAAAATTGTTGATGCAATTTTTAGAAAGGTAAAGAACAGACATGGCTAA
- the ruvX gene encoding Holliday junction resolvase RuvX, with translation MAKYVGLDLGSKTIGIAVSEGYFANSKETIKFLENDFNQAVNLLNSFLKKETFEKVIIGYPKNMDGTIGHRVEMVENFIDIAVRKNVFSLNDIIKVDERLTTKMAKSIMISANLSRQKQKENKDQFAAKLILETFLNTIK, from the coding sequence ATGGCTAAATATGTAGGATTAGATTTAGGAAGTAAAACTATAGGTATTGCAGTAAGTGAAGGCTATTTTGCAAATTCCAAAGAAACTATAAAGTTTTTAGAAAATGATTTTAATCAGGCTGTTAATTTATTGAATTCTTTTTTAAAAAAAGAAACTTTTGAAAAAGTAATTATTGGTTATCCAAAAAATATGGATGGTACTATAGGACATCGTGTAGAAATGGTTGAAAATTTTATTGACATTGCAGTTAGAAAAAATGTATTTTCTTTAAATGATATTATTAAAGTTGATGAAAGATTAACTACAAAAATGGCAAAATCAATTATGATTTCTGCAAATTTAAGTAGACAAAAACAAAAAGAAAATAAAGATCAATTTGCAGCAAAATTAATTTTAGAAACATTTCTTAATACAATTAAGTAG
- the hpt gene encoding hypoxanthine phosphoribosyltransferase encodes MNHPLVKKILFSEDQIDKRVSELTDEIAEYYKKNNLKENTVLLIGLLKGCVPFMANFLKHFKYECQTEYMVVSSYLGGTKTSGEPKINLDLNISVKDKHILIVEDIIDSGITLDYIKKYLYFKGAKEIKIVTLLDKPEGRKIELKADWNGFKVENEFLIGFGLDYEERLRNLPYVAVCDVTKLKDWKW; translated from the coding sequence ATGAATCATCCTTTAGTGAAAAAAATTTTATTTTCAGAAGATCAAATTGATAAAAGAGTTAGTGAATTAACTGACGAGATTGCAGAGTACTATAAAAAAAATAATTTAAAAGAGAATACAGTTCTTTTAATAGGATTATTAAAAGGTTGTGTCCCTTTTATGGCAAATTTTTTGAAGCATTTTAAATATGAATGTCAAACAGAATATATGGTAGTTTCTTCTTACTTAGGTGGAACTAAAACATCAGGTGAACCAAAAATTAATTTAGACTTAAATATTTCTGTTAAGGATAAACATATTTTAATAGTTGAAGATATAATTGATTCTGGAATAACACTAGATTATATTAAAAAATATTTATATTTTAAAGGAGCTAAGGAAATTAAAATAGTTACTCTTTTAGATAAACCTGAGGGAAGAAAAATTGAACTTAAAGCAGATTGAAATGGTTTTAAAGTTGAAAATGAATTTTTAATTGGCTTTGGTCTTGATTATGAAGAAAGATTAAGAAATTTACCCTATGTTGCTGTTTGTGATGTAACTAAACTAAAAGATTGAAAATGGTAA
- a CDS encoding glycoside hydrolase family protein, with protein MKLNKEILWLKHNEHSEEDIKNAQNLVEQDKYFRPKYHIAPPNGLLNDPNGLLFKNNEFHIHYQWSPIQPYHGFKHWNYLTTKDFINYKNHGVSITPDHEDEKWGAFSGSAYNFNGDVKIYYTGNIEAEGNIVEEHQIVADLIDYKIKNKRTAVKHDKNIFTPHARDPKILDYNGKQYMIFGVQTKDDMQGGLAIYELITPEKFNYIDTLKPNWMKLMDICENVQT; from the coding sequence ATGAAATTAAATAAAGAAATTTTATGATTAAAACATAATGAACACAGTGAAGAAGATATAAAAAATGCTCAAAATTTGGTTGAGCAAGATAAATATTTTAGACCAAAATATCATATTGCACCACCAAATGGATTATTAAATGACCCAAATGGATTATTATTTAAGAATAATGAATTTCATATTCATTATCAATGAAGTCCTATTCAACCTTATCATGGTTTCAAACATTGAAATTATTTAACAACAAAAGATTTTATAAATTACAAAAATCATGGAGTTTCAATTACACCAGATCATGAAGATGAAAAATGAGGAGCTTTTTCAGGAAGTGCATATAATTTTAATGGAGATGTAAAAATATACTATACTGGAAATATTGAAGCAGAAGGAAATATTGTTGAAGAACATCAAATTGTTGCAGATTTGATTGATTATAAAATTAAAAATAAAAGAACTGCTGTAAAACATGACAAAAACATTTTTACTCCACATGCAAGAGACCCAAAAATTTTAGACTACAATGGTAAACAATATATGATTTTTGGTGTTCAAACAAAAGATGATATGCAAGGTGGATTAGCAATTTATGAGTTAATAACACCAGAAAAATTCAATTATATAGATACATTAAAACCAAATTGGATGAAACTTATGGATATATGTGAGAATGTCCAAACTTAG
- a CDS encoding GH32 C-terminal domain-containing protein, whose amino-acid sequence MWECPNLDKLENKYLFIISSEGWFNEKDKYELNNSRNVVYTSIEKLDFENKTINEDYKMKTMDFGHDFYAPQTFVVNNKLALIAWLGAVDVQYPTDRYSWHSILTIPRELSWNNEVLVQKPLKEFCDNVIYNTQKLKTNKVQAKFSKHLKFNLDSNSKMKIVNEEKEEISLTFTEEEICFDRTNQGEKVDWNYETPRYAKRKLKNQIIEIFIDSSSIEIFADDYSTIFTSRFFVKNWNEINFDKEIEIEVSDIREIKEF is encoded by the coding sequence ATGTGAGAATGTCCAAACTTAGATAAACTAGAAAATAAGTATTTGTTTATAATTTCTAGTGAAGGTTGATTTAATGAAAAAGACAAATATGAATTAAATAACTCAAGAAATGTTGTTTATACTTCTATTGAAAAATTAGATTTTGAAAATAAAACTATAAATGAAGATTATAAAATGAAAACAATGGATTTTGGTCATGACTTTTATGCACCTCAAACTTTTGTTGTAAACAATAAATTAGCACTAATTGCATGATTGGGAGCAGTGGATGTACAATATCCAACCGATAGATATTCTTGACATTCAATATTAACAATTCCTAGAGAATTAAGTTGAAATAATGAAGTACTTGTTCAAAAGCCTTTAAAAGAATTTTGTGATAATGTAATTTACAATACTCAAAAACTAAAAACAAATAAAGTTCAAGCAAAATTTTCTAAACATTTAAAATTTAATTTAGATTCAAATTCAAAAATGAAAATTGTTAATGAAGAAAAAGAAGAAATTAGTTTAACTTTTACAGAAGAAGAAATTTGTTTTGATAGAACAAATCAAGGAGAAAAAGTAGATTGAAATTATGAAACTCCAAGGTATGCAAAAAGAAAATTAAAAAATCAAATTATTGAAATATTTATAGATTCTTCATCAATAGAAATTTTTGCAGATGATTATTCAACTATATTTACATCAAGATTTTTTGTAAAAAATTGAAATGAAATTAATTTTGATAAGGAAATTGAAATTGAAGTTTCAGACATAAGAGAAATTAAAGAATTTTAA
- the pfkA gene encoding 6-phosphofructokinase, producing the protein MIKKIGVLTSGGDAPGMNASVASVIKSAISKGIEPYIIRDGYKGLVNNLIEKVDINFASDIISRGGTVIGSARLPEFKEESIREKAVKNLKLLEIEALVVIGGDGSYQGAEKLTKMGINCIGIPGTIDNDIISSDYTVGFDTALNTVIRSIDSIRDTMQSHNRCSVVEIMGNACGDLTLYAATGTGAEVISTKESFLTEEEIIKQVKDLAQKNKRSVIVAVAEKIYADVHKLAEKIEKESGYVTRATVLGHIQRGGNPTGMDRYLAVTAGIFAVEQLVSGKGGLYIGISENKLVARDINSILNMPRPDKSKEYDSIRNINKAV; encoded by the coding sequence ATGATTAAAAAAATAGGGGTTTTAACTTCAGGTGGTGATGCACCAGGAATGAATGCATCAGTTGCATCAGTTATTAAGTCTGCAATTTCAAAGGGAATCGAACCATATATAATAAGAGATGGTTATAAAGGACTTGTAAACAATTTAATTGAAAAAGTAGATATAAATTTTGCATCAGATATAATTTCAAGAGGTGGAACAGTAATTGGATCAGCAAGATTACCAGAATTTAAAGAAGAATCTATAAGAGAAAAAGCAGTTAAAAATTTAAAATTGCTAGAAATTGAAGCTTTAGTAGTTATTGGAGGAGACGGAAGTTATCAAGGTGCTGAAAAATTAACAAAAATGGGAATAAATTGTATAGGAATTCCAGGAACAATTGATAATGATATTATTTCTTCAGATTATACAGTTGGTTTTGACACAGCACTAAATACTGTAATTAGATCAATTGATTCTATTAGAGATACAATGCAATCTCATAATAGATGTAGTGTTGTTGAAATTATGGGAAATGCTTGTGGAGATTTAACTTTATATGCAGCTACAGGAACTGGTGCTGAAGTTATTTCAACGAAAGAAAGTTTTTTAACAGAAGAAGAAATCATAAAGCAAGTAAAAGACTTAGCACAAAAAAATAAAAGAAGTGTTATTGTTGCTGTTGCAGAGAAAATTTATGCAGATGTTCATAAATTAGCAGAAAAAATTGAAAAAGAGTCTGGATATGTTACAAGAGCAACAGTACTTGGACATATTCAAAGAGGGGGAAACCCAACAGGAATGGATAGATATTTAGCAGTAACTGCGGGCATTTTTGCTGTTGAGCAACTTGTTTCTGGAAAAGGTGGATTATATATTGGAATTAGTGAAAATAAACTTGTTGCAAGAGATATTAATTCAATTTTAAATATGCCAAGACCAGATAAAAGTAAAGAATATGATAGCATTAGAAATATTAATAAAGCTGTTTAG